Proteins encoded within one genomic window of Paludisphaera mucosa:
- a CDS encoding tyrosine-type recombinase/integrase codes for MSIDRTAPDAVVTPELIQAVLKALLSSFQHPVAPKDVRPPRPGKAPSYCRHKATNRAYVTLPGKPKGRVVYLGPYGSAESRNRYDATIAAWLDGRRVESKAAKEEPPPSVSYVAGRFLEWARGYYRKRGEPTNQVRIVDQSLRVLVAEFGGSPAASFDAQALKRVRSRFVESGLSRGECNRRAGIVTRCFRWATSEGLAPASAWHSCKSVEGLRRGRCEAPETEPVGPVPLDVVEATIPRMPTPVAAMVRLQLLTGMRPGEAAQITRAMIDETADPWVYRPDRHKSEHHGRKREIPIGPQAQALLSGFFRAGSDEPLFSPKLWMVQRKQALRAARRSKVQPSQVDRSRPSRKRPAGAAYDRTSYTRAVARACAAAFPHPTLEDVPARRLGKAQKATLQEWRKAHRWHPNQLRHTFATEVRRRFGLEAAQVLLGHARAEVTQVYAERDLAAAARIAAEIG; via the coding sequence ATGTCGATAGACCGAACTGCGCCGGACGCGGTCGTGACGCCCGAGCTCATCCAGGCCGTCCTCAAGGCCCTGCTCTCGAGTTTCCAGCATCCGGTCGCGCCGAAAGACGTCCGCCCTCCCCGCCCCGGCAAGGCTCCCTCGTACTGCCGCCACAAGGCGACGAACCGCGCCTACGTCACCCTCCCAGGGAAGCCGAAGGGACGCGTCGTCTACCTGGGGCCTTATGGGTCGGCCGAGTCCCGAAACCGCTATGACGCCACGATCGCCGCCTGGCTGGACGGCAGGCGGGTGGAATCCAAGGCCGCGAAGGAGGAGCCGCCGCCCTCCGTCAGTTACGTCGCGGGACGGTTCCTCGAGTGGGCCCGCGGCTACTACCGCAAGCGCGGCGAGCCGACGAACCAGGTGCGGATAGTGGACCAGTCGCTCCGCGTGCTCGTCGCGGAATTCGGCGGGTCGCCCGCCGCCTCGTTCGACGCCCAGGCCCTGAAGCGCGTCCGAAGCCGCTTCGTCGAGTCCGGCCTCAGCCGCGGCGAATGCAACCGCCGCGCGGGGATCGTGACGCGGTGCTTCCGCTGGGCGACATCGGAGGGGTTGGCGCCCGCGTCGGCGTGGCACTCGTGCAAGAGCGTCGAGGGCCTCCGCAGGGGCCGGTGCGAGGCCCCCGAGACCGAGCCCGTCGGCCCCGTCCCGCTCGACGTCGTGGAGGCGACGATCCCGCGCATGCCGACCCCCGTCGCCGCGATGGTCCGCCTGCAGCTCCTGACCGGCATGCGGCCCGGCGAGGCCGCCCAGATCACCCGAGCCATGATCGACGAGACCGCCGACCCCTGGGTCTACCGTCCCGACCGGCACAAGTCGGAGCACCACGGCCGCAAGCGGGAGATCCCGATCGGCCCCCAGGCCCAGGCCCTGCTGAGCGGATTCTTCCGAGCGGGCTCGGACGAGCCGCTGTTCTCTCCGAAGCTCTGGATGGTTCAGCGGAAGCAAGCCCTTCGCGCCGCGCGCAGATCCAAGGTCCAGCCGAGCCAGGTGGACCGCTCCAGGCCTTCGCGGAAGAGACCGGCCGGCGCGGCCTACGATCGCACGAGCTACACGCGGGCCGTCGCCCGAGCCTGCGCCGCCGCGTTCCCCCACCCGACGCTGGAGGACGTCCCCGCCCGGCGCCTCGGCAAGGCCCAGAAGGCGACCCTGCAGGAATGGCGGAAGGCCCATCGCTGGCATCCCAACCAGCTCCGCCACACGTTCGCCACCGAGGTCCGCCGCCGCTTCGGACTGGAGGCGGCCCAGGTGCTCCTCGGCCATGCGCGGGCCGAGGTCACCCAGGTCTACGCGGAACGCGACCTGGCCGCCGCCGCGAGGATCGCCGCCGAGATCGGCTGA